In one window of Fictibacillus phosphorivorans DNA:
- a CDS encoding spore germination protein: protein MTFFKKPRKLLEQKNTIKEDHIQESSPSSQTDSVKTSGPEQNVNSYQNQSIDDLLKDIETSFSSSQDLMTHWIEMPADKSKVALVFLNSIIDKQKLQDLILNPLFELDKDIDLQTFEKVINIDFKQQTDFSKIEELILQSYTLIFTKDTTCYYSVFTPVKTERDIKEPDNEAVIRGSHEGFIESMSTNIALIRKRLKSPKLVVKYLQVGKETHTNVAMLYMSDIANPDVLHEIERRINGIEADSVMTPGNIEESIEDKTFSLFPQTLSTERPDRVAANLMEGRVALLYDSSPTVNIAPVNLFVFFQTPDDYNKRWMLGSFYRMIRLFSFYIAIGLPAFYIAIVSFHFEVIPPALILLMKSSLENIPYPPLFEALVMELTIELIREAAIRLPTRIGSTIAIVGGLVIGDAVVKAGLISNLMIIVVATTAIAAYTVPSNEMSLAVRLLRFPFMVAAATFGFLGIVFGLILMFFHLCRLYSFGTPYFAPLAPFKIGDLKDTIIRLPFFKMNSRPSDIKPIKKDEDNHTRKWDKS, encoded by the coding sequence ATGACTTTCTTTAAAAAACCAAGAAAATTGTTAGAACAAAAAAACACCATTAAAGAAGATCACATACAAGAGTCTAGTCCATCTTCTCAAACAGATTCTGTTAAAACCTCTGGACCTGAGCAGAATGTGAATAGTTATCAAAATCAATCGATTGACGATTTGTTAAAAGACATTGAAACGAGTTTTTCTTCTTCACAAGATTTAATGACTCATTGGATTGAAATGCCTGCTGATAAAAGCAAAGTGGCATTGGTTTTCTTAAACTCTATTATTGATAAACAGAAACTTCAGGATTTAATCTTGAATCCCTTATTTGAACTGGACAAAGATATTGATCTTCAAACATTCGAAAAAGTTATCAATATTGACTTTAAACAGCAAACGGATTTTTCGAAGATTGAAGAGTTAATCTTACAATCTTATACATTGATATTTACGAAAGACACAACCTGTTATTATTCGGTATTCACTCCTGTTAAAACAGAGCGCGATATCAAAGAACCGGATAACGAGGCCGTTATCCGTGGATCTCATGAAGGTTTTATAGAGAGCATGTCAACAAATATAGCGCTCATTCGAAAACGACTCAAAAGTCCGAAGCTCGTAGTCAAGTATCTACAAGTCGGAAAAGAAACTCACACAAATGTTGCGATGCTCTATATGTCAGATATCGCAAATCCAGATGTGCTTCATGAAATTGAAAGAAGAATAAATGGTATAGAAGCAGATTCTGTTATGACTCCTGGGAATATCGAGGAGAGTATTGAAGATAAAACATTTAGTCTATTTCCGCAAACGTTGAGTACAGAACGACCCGACCGTGTGGCTGCAAACCTGATGGAAGGAAGAGTAGCACTATTGTACGACAGTTCACCTACCGTCAACATAGCACCCGTCAACTTGTTTGTGTTCTTTCAAACACCAGATGATTACAACAAACGTTGGATGTTAGGTAGCTTTTATAGAATGATCCGATTGTTTAGCTTCTATATTGCGATTGGTCTGCCAGCTTTTTATATTGCAATCGTTTCTTTTCATTTCGAGGTTATACCTCCAGCTCTCATACTCTTGATGAAAAGTTCACTCGAAAATATTCCATACCCTCCACTTTTTGAGGCGTTAGTGATGGAGCTGACAATCGAATTAATCCGTGAAGCCGCTATTCGTTTGCCTACTAGAATCGGTTCCACGATCGCTATTGTTGGTGGTTTGGTAATTGGTGACGCAGTAGTAAAAGCAGGGCTCATCTCGAACCTAATGATCATTGTGGTTGCTACGACAGCGATTGCTGCTTATACAGTTCCTTCCAACGAGATGAGTTTGGCAGTCCGCTTATTGCGTTTTCCTTTCATGGTAGCTGCTGCGACATTCGGTTTCTTAGGAATCGTGTTCGGATTGATCCTCATGTTCTTTCATCTCTGCCGTTTATATTCGTTTGGCACACCCTATTTTGCACCACTTGCACCCTTTAAAATAGGAGATTTAAAAGATACGATCATTCGATTGCCTTTTTTCAAGATGAACTCTCGACCGAGTGATATCAAGCCAATTAAAAAAGATGAAGATAATCATACAAGAAAGTGGGATAAGTCATGA
- a CDS encoding GerAB/ArcD/ProY family transporter has translation MNNSHTITHRQLFFIITQSQIGVGVLSLPYTLFAKAKTDGWMSLLLAGLFIQISILAIWKLCEMYPKQTIFDFMPKIVGTKLGVILNTLFVVHLFSVCVVLLILYNSIVSKWIFYQTPRLVVISILAFTCVYCITCTAREIARFLMLVSPLLLVLFFFVAYAYTDVHLLYAFPVGATGIKTILSGSTDALISLLGFDTALVFLAYTQGRTNSKLKAVSYASLCVTLFYCFVTFTTYIFFNPVEIVIVPEPVLYMLKAFSFKILERTDLIFLSIWIVFVTTSLISYLFFTAKGVQSLFKLKHHKTAAPYVGVICALIASIPASKLDVQLWSKLIGMSALCCSALFPIFLLLIAVIRKRKEKGAVST, from the coding sequence ATGAATAACAGCCACACGATTACTCATAGACAGCTGTTCTTTATTATCACTCAATCCCAAATTGGAGTTGGTGTCCTGTCACTTCCTTATACGTTATTTGCAAAAGCGAAAACAGACGGTTGGATGTCGTTATTATTAGCAGGACTCTTTATTCAGATCTCCATACTTGCGATTTGGAAACTTTGTGAGATGTATCCGAAACAAACAATATTTGATTTTATGCCTAAGATTGTTGGAACAAAATTAGGAGTCATTCTGAATACGTTATTCGTTGTTCACTTGTTCTCTGTTTGCGTAGTACTTCTCATCCTGTATAACAGCATCGTTTCTAAATGGATTTTCTATCAGACTCCACGTCTTGTCGTAATATCCATATTAGCTTTTACATGCGTCTATTGCATTACATGTACAGCTCGTGAGATCGCCAGGTTTTTAATGTTAGTCTCACCATTGCTTTTAGTGCTATTTTTCTTTGTAGCCTATGCTTATACTGATGTTCATCTTCTCTATGCTTTTCCAGTTGGAGCAACAGGAATTAAAACCATTCTATCAGGGTCTACAGATGCTTTAATCTCTTTACTAGGTTTTGACACAGCGCTCGTATTTCTAGCTTATACGCAAGGAAGAACGAACAGTAAATTGAAAGCCGTATCGTATGCTTCACTATGTGTCACCCTTTTTTATTGCTTTGTGACATTCACAACATATATCTTTTTTAATCCTGTTGAAATTGTAATTGTGCCAGAGCCAGTGCTTTATATGTTAAAAGCTTTTTCATTTAAAATCCTGGAGAGAACAGACCTTATCTTCTTATCCATATGGATCGTGTTTGTTACAACATCTCTTATTAGTTATCTGTTCTTTACAGCAAAAGGCGTACAGTCGCTATTTAAACTAAAACATCATAAAACGGCTGCACCATATGTAGGAGTTATTTGTGCATTGATCGCTTCTATCCCCGCCAGTAAGTTAGATGTTCAACTGTGGTCCAAGCTTATTGGTATGTCAGCATTATGCTGTTCTGCACTCTTTCCGATCTTCTTATTGCTGATTGCCGTAATCAGAAAAAGAAAAGAAAAAGGAGCGGTTTCGACATGA
- a CDS encoding efflux RND transporter periplasmic adaptor subunit yields the protein MNKLKWVAAAIMVVLLLVMNIVIFDKQESAAVEAPRVKTGLSVQKDFIKKHETTGVAQSKNTFKIYENASLGSIKDVMVSKGDTVTSGQTLITYENAEIEKELRDLKRDKEAADVRSSHYSGQISEWKSELSDFDEEKDSKDAKVLLQEKLAEAELQSDLAENESSVLSDEISELEKQLDDLSIKSPADGIVSELNGVGDDESLLTIVGQGNFELVSNIDQKMASLVKTGDQVQIKSTGKKLLKGTVQTVLPTEQKTFTLTVLVEDEAAWVEGQSASIIVTEKLAEKANSVPKQAVLKDDGKTYVFTIIKNKLYKLNVSTGLEQKGNVQITKGLKKGQVVVLNPSPVFVSGQPVLKK from the coding sequence ATGAATAAACTGAAATGGGTTGCTGCAGCTATTATGGTTGTCCTCCTGCTTGTAATGAACATCGTGATTTTTGATAAACAAGAATCTGCCGCTGTTGAAGCACCAAGAGTGAAAACCGGTCTATCTGTACAAAAAGATTTTATTAAGAAACACGAAACAACGGGTGTTGCTCAATCAAAAAACACCTTTAAAATTTATGAAAATGCTTCACTTGGTTCAATAAAGGACGTAATGGTTTCAAAGGGTGATACGGTTACGTCTGGTCAAACGTTAATTACATATGAAAACGCAGAGATTGAAAAAGAACTTCGCGATTTAAAGCGAGACAAAGAAGCAGCTGATGTTCGAAGCAGTCATTATTCCGGACAGATAAGTGAATGGAAAAGTGAACTCTCAGATTTTGATGAAGAAAAAGACAGCAAAGATGCTAAAGTGCTTCTTCAAGAAAAATTAGCTGAAGCTGAGTTGCAAAGCGATTTAGCTGAAAATGAAAGTTCTGTCTTATCAGATGAAATATCTGAACTAGAAAAGCAGCTAGATGACCTTAGTATAAAAAGTCCAGCTGACGGTATCGTATCAGAATTAAATGGTGTTGGCGATGATGAATCGCTTCTGACTATTGTAGGTCAAGGAAACTTTGAACTAGTTAGTAATATCGACCAAAAAATGGCTTCGCTAGTGAAAACTGGAGACCAGGTTCAAATTAAATCCACAGGTAAAAAATTATTGAAAGGCACTGTTCAAACGGTTTTACCAACTGAACAGAAGACCTTTACGTTAACTGTTCTAGTGGAAGATGAAGCAGCTTGGGTTGAAGGACAATCGGCTAGCATCATCGTTACAGAAAAACTTGCAGAAAAAGCGAATAGCGTTCCTAAGCAAGCGGTCCTAAAAGACGATGGGAAAACGTATGTATTCACGATTATTAAAAACAAATTGTACAAACTTAACGTTTCAACGGGTCTCGAGCAAAAGGGGAACGTGCAGATTACAAAAGGACTCAAAAAAGGTCAGGTAGTCGTGCTGAATCCTTCGCCTGTATTTGTTTCAGGGCAACCGGTTTTAAAGAAGTAA
- a CDS encoding Ger(x)C family spore germination protein — MRNAKLLSLFSSLFLLSGCWDQTQLNETKLVRAAGFDYLKNGKIKNTASIPQSLNTEAGGVGQVNNQVFYAVGNTARQSRIKLDRKVSEQVDASKNLIVILGEDAAKHDIYHILDVFYRDPKSALNARIAVAKGKASDVINSKFEETETTIGIGQYLNESVSSAEKASIVPTENIQTICPVMFDPGQDFALPYLVPEKNDVSVNGIAVFHGYKMVGKIYGAQGVMYTLLTGKQKHLSMSLTKKITDKHKDRILNYVSIKVKKNKRTFNVNVSPDDKISAHIKLDMKVVITEYPRDNLTTKKKIQKIEKALSKRLTKDANTVLNDLQDMNSDAFGVGRKLIAFHNPTWKRLDWNKEYPNIDYTASVNVKVIGHGIIE, encoded by the coding sequence ATGAGGAATGCTAAATTACTTTCTCTTTTTTCAAGCCTTTTCTTATTAAGTGGATGTTGGGATCAAACACAGCTAAATGAAACAAAACTAGTTAGAGCAGCAGGTTTTGATTATTTAAAGAACGGAAAAATAAAAAACACAGCTTCTATTCCTCAATCTCTCAACACCGAAGCAGGAGGAGTAGGTCAAGTTAATAATCAGGTCTTCTATGCTGTGGGCAACACGGCTCGACAAAGTCGGATTAAACTAGACCGCAAAGTTTCAGAACAAGTGGATGCTTCTAAAAACTTAATTGTCATTTTAGGAGAAGACGCTGCGAAACACGACATATATCATATTTTAGATGTTTTCTACCGAGATCCAAAATCCGCTCTTAATGCACGAATCGCCGTAGCAAAAGGGAAAGCATCTGATGTGATCAATTCCAAATTCGAGGAAACAGAAACCACGATTGGCATCGGGCAATATTTGAATGAATCTGTGAGTTCAGCAGAGAAAGCTTCTATTGTTCCAACAGAAAATATCCAGACGATCTGCCCTGTTATGTTTGATCCCGGTCAAGATTTTGCTCTCCCTTATCTCGTTCCAGAAAAAAATGATGTATCTGTTAATGGGATTGCCGTATTTCATGGTTATAAGATGGTAGGCAAGATTTATGGGGCGCAAGGGGTCATGTATACTTTGCTCACAGGAAAACAAAAGCATCTATCCATGTCATTGACAAAAAAAATCACAGACAAACATAAAGACAGAATCTTAAATTATGTTTCAATTAAAGTGAAAAAGAACAAACGAACATTTAATGTCAATGTTTCTCCAGATGATAAGATATCCGCTCACATTAAATTAGATATGAAAGTTGTAATTACAGAGTATCCGAGGGATAACCTTACTACGAAAAAGAAGATCCAAAAGATTGAAAAAGCATTATCAAAGAGACTGACAAAAGATGCAAATACCGTCCTCAATGATTTGCAAGACATGAACAGTGATGCATTTGGAGTAGGCAGAAAACTAATCGCGTTTCACAATCCAACATGGAAAAGGTTAGATTGGAACAAAGAGTATCCGAATATTGATTATACCGCTTCTGTGAATGTGAAAGTTATCGGACATGGGATTATCGAATAA
- a CDS encoding B12-binding domain-containing radical SAM protein produces MKTVLSTLNAKYIHTCLALRYLKAYSEPEFPVTIREFTIKDPSLNIVTDLYSQEPDVLGFSCYIWNIEETIKVIQMFKKIKPETKIVLGGPEVSYDVAHWLQQIPEVDFIVVNEGEETFKHLLTQIQNDGGFESVAGLAYRKDGKPKINGPREKLDLKTVPSPFRFEEDIQSLSKRITYFETSRGCPYSCAFCLSSIEVGVRYFDPQLVKDDLIFLMDNGAKIIKFVDRTFNIRRDYALDMFSFLIENRRPGVVFQFEITADIMRPEVIDYLNEHAPKGLFRFEIGVQSTNDAVNELVQRRQNFEKLTRTVTTVRDGGKIVQHLDLIAGLPEEDYNSFRKTFNDVFAFGIEEVQLGFLKMLRGTGLRLTAEKHDYVYMDHSPYEILGNNVLTFDEIIRIKQVEDVLEKYWNDHRMDHTVNYLIHHVFSSPFDFFQEFGTYWETRGWSRIGHQLEDLYTRLIAFLTEAAPHSLPVAESLMKLDYLERQQFKPRKPWWENTQNKEETSKVLSLLAQYPEMIDGFPTLSEKDMHKHAFVTDTAIDPLSDELEPQGEKDFLLIALFDPKQQSTKVFTTSKKSLLTKKDA; encoded by the coding sequence ATGAAAACTGTACTAAGTACGTTAAATGCCAAATATATCCATACATGCCTTGCGCTGCGCTATTTAAAAGCATACAGCGAACCGGAATTCCCTGTAACGATCCGCGAGTTCACGATCAAAGATCCTTCTCTTAATATTGTGACTGACCTTTACAGCCAAGAACCTGACGTTCTCGGATTCAGCTGCTATATCTGGAACATTGAAGAGACGATCAAAGTAATCCAGATGTTTAAAAAAATCAAGCCAGAAACAAAAATCGTCCTAGGTGGTCCTGAAGTATCTTATGATGTAGCGCATTGGCTACAACAGATTCCAGAAGTGGACTTTATAGTTGTGAATGAGGGCGAGGAAACGTTTAAACATTTGCTCACTCAGATTCAGAATGATGGTGGCTTTGAGTCTGTAGCTGGGCTGGCGTATCGGAAAGATGGAAAGCCTAAAATTAACGGTCCTCGAGAGAAACTGGACTTAAAAACAGTTCCATCTCCATTCCGCTTTGAAGAAGATATCCAGTCATTATCCAAACGGATCACGTATTTTGAGACAAGCCGCGGCTGTCCCTATTCATGTGCGTTCTGTTTGTCTTCCATCGAAGTTGGAGTTCGATATTTTGATCCACAACTCGTTAAAGACGACCTGATCTTCTTAATGGATAACGGAGCAAAGATCATAAAGTTTGTAGACAGAACGTTTAACATTCGGAGAGACTATGCACTTGATATGTTCTCATTCTTGATTGAAAACAGAAGACCAGGAGTAGTATTTCAGTTTGAGATCACAGCAGATATCATGAGACCTGAAGTCATCGATTATTTAAATGAACATGCACCAAAGGGGTTGTTCCGTTTTGAGATCGGTGTTCAGTCAACAAATGACGCTGTAAACGAATTGGTACAACGCCGACAGAATTTTGAAAAGCTTACACGTACCGTAACAACTGTACGCGATGGCGGAAAGATCGTTCAGCATCTAGACTTGATTGCAGGATTGCCTGAGGAAGATTACAACTCGTTTAGAAAGACATTTAATGATGTATTCGCTTTTGGCATTGAAGAAGTTCAGTTAGGTTTCTTAAAGATGTTAAGAGGTACAGGTCTACGATTAACAGCTGAAAAACATGATTACGTGTATATGGATCATTCTCCTTATGAAATTTTAGGAAACAACGTTCTCACTTTTGATGAGATTATTCGTATCAAACAAGTGGAAGACGTATTAGAAAAATATTGGAACGATCATCGTATGGATCATACCGTTAACTATTTGATACACCATGTATTCTCATCGCCTTTTGACTTCTTCCAAGAATTCGGGACTTATTGGGAAACACGGGGATGGTCAAGAATCGGTCATCAGCTAGAAGACTTATATACGCGCTTGATCGCATTCTTAACGGAAGCTGCGCCACACTCACTTCCCGTTGCCGAAAGCCTGATGAAACTTGATTATTTAGAAAGACAACAGTTCAAACCACGTAAGCCATGGTGGGAGAACACACAGAACAAAGAAGAAACATCGAAAGTACTATCACTGCTCGCTCAATATCCTGAAATGATTGATGGGTTTCCGACTCTTTCTGAAAAAGATATGCACAAGCACGCGTTTGTCACGGATACTGCGATTGATCCACTATCGGATGAATTAGAGCCACAAGGTGAGAAAGATTTCTTACTTATTGCGTTGTTTGATCCTAAGCAACAATCAACAAAAGTGTTCACAACATCTAAAAAGTCTTTGCTAACAAAAAAGGATGCGTAA
- a CDS encoding AAA family ATPase: MRPIALTVSGLQSFREAQSVPFHELCSGGVFGIFGPTGSGKSTILDAVTLALYGKVERAAGGTHGIMNQAEDKLSVSFTFQIGEGAQQKEYSVERIFKRSGEHSIRTSTCRLIEVVDHESIVHADKERDVTRLVQELIGLTIDDFTRAVVLPQGKFAEFLSLKGADRRQMLQRLFQLEKYGDQLNQKLKKRSDEQKNRLNEITAEQTGLGEASLETLEQASVHLKENEKKLELLSKQYKEEEENLKILEVFWDAQVQNEKLIEERKELQKQETFMERLQGDLRKAIFADKIYPYANEWKQSLTEEKKIREEQERLKKQTVQLKTILDELEEKYEIAKKTINQEEPVLIEKRSGLKEAVLWEKDLDKKNQILQTETQKHKQLITSYEECEKAESEAAQILKRGKDKQSALKKELSQIEITQKDRNLFQKAILLNQRLEDVQKEEKEIQKEISKSETELNSEEIIRKQISSRVADTFDAGKKLQHQMQQMYEEVSEALRSNEKISKAILDKRIEWKNEQEKIRINQLAAQLSAELKENEPCSVCGSTTHPSPNTTHVTVEHDSGRIQELEEDHERLKEHYHVLKHLSEGLEKDSQTLWEKLNLAEAEIAASDQSTITVEKETISSFSLDQLNNHITRVKGIQQDKLLIEEQMRKLLSKLEEDQKQFERISISVENKEETTNKLKQQLGLITKKMDQIHLEWKQGEIPFSQEDISEKLELFQQKESRQAEIVKSLTIAEEFLETQTKKMDSAKEQKSDLKMKISVSSNQLEMLQKEIQSLKEKLYDRVGDEKVQRVLEEVQDELQKLKTAFVRSEREYEYAKKQYVESDKVYHAAVQRMNDVEARLEKAKQEWNKRLSKSDFQSYEDFESCLKDENVQLEWEKQLVDYHDRCKSNAMALEAIKEKLPQEILSNQHVESAKNQLRSLKQDMNHTHEAVGEVRQRYMMIEKNHTRFNELEKERNKVSNVLEKLGKLQAVFRGNAFVEFMAEEQLHLVTRDASGRLAKLTRGRYAIEVDSAGGFVIRDDANGGIKRPVTSLSGGETFLTSLALALSLSAQIQLRGKFPLQFFFLDEGFGTLDQELLDTVVTALEKVRMENFSIGVISHVPELKARLTKRLIVEPAEHSGRGTRVRLDQL, from the coding sequence ATGAGACCTATAGCATTAACCGTTTCAGGTTTGCAAAGTTTTCGAGAAGCGCAATCCGTTCCTTTTCATGAGCTTTGCTCTGGTGGTGTCTTCGGTATATTTGGACCGACTGGAAGCGGGAAATCCACGATTCTAGACGCTGTGACACTTGCTTTATACGGAAAGGTAGAACGAGCGGCTGGTGGAACACACGGAATCATGAATCAGGCTGAAGATAAACTGTCTGTTTCGTTTACGTTTCAGATCGGTGAAGGTGCTCAGCAAAAAGAATACAGTGTGGAGCGCATCTTTAAACGAAGTGGCGAACATTCCATCCGAACAAGTACTTGTCGGTTGATCGAAGTGGTAGATCATGAGTCTATCGTTCATGCCGACAAAGAACGAGATGTCACTCGTCTTGTTCAAGAACTGATCGGACTAACAATCGATGATTTTACGCGCGCAGTCGTACTGCCTCAAGGGAAATTTGCTGAATTTTTATCTCTTAAAGGTGCTGATCGAAGGCAGATGCTGCAACGTCTGTTTCAACTCGAAAAGTACGGAGATCAATTAAATCAAAAGCTAAAGAAGCGGTCAGATGAACAAAAAAACCGTCTGAATGAAATTACAGCCGAGCAAACAGGATTAGGTGAAGCTTCCTTAGAAACATTGGAACAGGCATCTGTACACTTAAAAGAAAATGAAAAAAAGTTAGAACTTCTATCAAAACAATACAAAGAAGAAGAAGAAAATCTCAAAATCCTTGAAGTGTTCTGGGATGCTCAAGTTCAAAATGAAAAGCTGATCGAAGAAAGAAAGGAACTGCAAAAACAAGAAACTTTTATGGAACGTCTTCAAGGGGATTTAAGAAAAGCTATTTTTGCAGATAAGATATATCCTTACGCGAACGAATGGAAGCAGTCACTCACAGAAGAGAAAAAAATCCGCGAAGAGCAAGAGCGATTAAAAAAACAAACTGTACAGCTTAAAACCATTCTTGACGAGCTAGAGGAGAAATATGAAATAGCCAAGAAAACGATCAATCAGGAAGAGCCTGTTCTTATCGAAAAAAGAAGTGGCTTAAAAGAAGCGGTTCTATGGGAAAAAGATCTGGATAAAAAAAATCAGATTTTGCAAACCGAAACCCAAAAGCATAAACAATTGATCACATCGTACGAAGAATGCGAAAAAGCAGAGTCTGAAGCAGCGCAAATACTTAAACGCGGGAAAGATAAACAATCTGCCCTAAAGAAAGAATTATCTCAAATTGAAATCACTCAAAAAGATCGCAATCTGTTTCAAAAAGCGATCTTACTGAATCAACGCTTAGAAGATGTTCAAAAAGAAGAGAAAGAGATTCAAAAAGAAATTTCTAAATCAGAGACTGAGCTGAATTCTGAAGAAATAATAAGAAAACAGATCAGTTCAAGAGTAGCTGACACTTTTGATGCAGGAAAAAAACTGCAGCACCAAATGCAACAAATGTATGAAGAAGTTTCTGAAGCGCTGCGTTCGAATGAAAAGATCTCAAAGGCTATATTGGATAAACGGATTGAATGGAAAAACGAACAAGAAAAAATAAGGATCAACCAATTGGCAGCACAGCTTTCTGCAGAATTAAAAGAGAATGAACCGTGCTCGGTTTGTGGTTCAACGACCCATCCTTCACCGAACACAACGCATGTAACGGTAGAACATGATAGTGGGCGTATTCAAGAACTTGAAGAAGATCATGAACGTTTAAAAGAACACTATCATGTGCTCAAACATCTTAGTGAAGGACTTGAAAAGGATTCCCAAACACTTTGGGAAAAACTGAATCTCGCTGAAGCTGAAATCGCAGCATCAGATCAAAGTACGATTACAGTGGAGAAAGAAACAATCAGCTCGTTCTCTCTGGACCAACTTAACAACCATATAACGAGAGTAAAAGGTATACAACAAGATAAGCTCCTTATCGAAGAGCAAATGCGAAAATTATTGTCAAAATTAGAGGAAGATCAAAAACAATTTGAACGAATATCAATTTCTGTTGAAAATAAGGAAGAAACAACGAATAAGTTAAAGCAACAGCTTGGTTTGATAACAAAAAAAATGGATCAAATTCATTTGGAATGGAAGCAAGGGGAGATCCCTTTTTCGCAAGAGGATATAAGTGAGAAGCTAGAACTTTTTCAACAAAAAGAAAGTCGCCAAGCTGAAATCGTAAAAAGTTTAACGATTGCAGAAGAATTTCTAGAAACACAAACGAAAAAAATGGATTCGGCAAAAGAGCAAAAATCTGATTTGAAGATGAAAATATCGGTCTCTTCTAACCAGCTAGAAATGCTTCAAAAAGAAATTCAAAGTTTAAAAGAAAAGCTGTACGACAGAGTAGGCGATGAAAAGGTTCAACGAGTTCTTGAAGAAGTTCAAGATGAGTTGCAGAAGTTGAAGACAGCATTCGTTCGCTCAGAACGGGAATATGAATATGCTAAAAAGCAGTATGTAGAAAGTGATAAAGTATATCACGCTGCTGTTCAACGGATGAACGATGTTGAAGCAAGGTTAGAAAAAGCAAAACAAGAATGGAACAAACGGTTGAGTAAGTCTGATTTCCAATCATATGAAGACTTTGAAAGCTGTTTAAAAGATGAGAACGTGCAGTTGGAATGGGAAAAGCAGTTAGTGGATTACCATGATCGGTGTAAATCGAATGCTATGGCTTTAGAAGCGATAAAAGAAAAGCTTCCTCAGGAGATTCTTTCAAATCAACACGTTGAATCTGCCAAAAACCAGCTGAGAAGTCTCAAGCAAGATATGAATCATACGCATGAGGCAGTTGGGGAAGTGCGACAAAGGTATATGATGATTGAGAAAAATCACACACGTTTCAACGAACTAGAAAAGGAACGAAATAAAGTTTCGAACGTTCTAGAGAAACTGGGTAAACTTCAGGCTGTATTCCGTGGTAATGCTTTTGTTGAATTTATGGCAGAAGAACAGCTTCATCTTGTAACACGTGATGCGTCAGGGAGGCTCGCTAAACTTACTCGTGGACGTTATGCGATCGAAGTCGATTCAGCAGGCGGATTTGTTATTCGTGATGATGCAAACGGTGGAATCAAACGTCCCGTCACCTCTTTATCTGGTGGAGAGACATTTTTAACATCACTTGCACTCGCTCTTTCGCTTTCTGCTCAAATCCAGCTAAGAGGAAAATTCCCTCTTCAGTTTTTCTTCCTAGACGAAGGATTCGGCACATTGGATCAAGAGTTATTAGATACAGTAGTAACCGCACTTGAAAAAGTCAGAATGGAAAACTTTTCAATTGGCGTTATATCCCACGTACCGGAATTAAAAGCAAGATTAACGAAACGATTGATCGTAGAACCAGCGGAGCACTCAGGCAGAGGAACACGTGTGAGATTAGATCAGTTGTAA
- a CDS encoding fumarylacetoacetate hydrolase family protein, whose translation MKWVTAVKHGESFIGLVQEEQVVNVSELAKSKEVEFPRTLLEAIALGDEFMEKVESLISSNLAANHTYNLNEIQLKAPIPRPSKNVFCIGKNYRDHAIEMGSEADIPEDIMVFSKAPTSVIGHDEEIPSHSSITDQLDYEGELAIIIGKTGTSIKKEEAMDYIFGFTIINDITARDLQQKHKQFLLGKSLNGTCPMGPWIVHHSEIPNPENLSIVTKVNGEVRQNGNTSDFIFDIPTMLIELSKGMTLEAGDIIATGTPAGVGKGMKPPVFLKPRDVIEITIEGIGTLRNEIVE comes from the coding sequence GTGAAATGGGTTACAGCTGTTAAACATGGCGAAAGCTTTATCGGTCTCGTGCAAGAAGAGCAAGTTGTGAATGTATCAGAGTTAGCGAAAAGCAAAGAGGTGGAGTTTCCTAGAACCTTGTTAGAAGCAATTGCTCTTGGTGATGAATTTATGGAAAAGGTTGAGAGTTTGATTTCCTCAAATCTTGCAGCGAACCATACATATAATCTCAATGAGATTCAGTTAAAAGCACCAATTCCAAGGCCGAGTAAAAATGTGTTCTGCATCGGGAAGAATTATCGAGATCATGCGATAGAAATGGGAAGTGAAGCAGACATTCCGGAAGATATCATGGTGTTTTCAAAAGCTCCTACGTCTGTAATCGGTCATGATGAAGAGATTCCTAGTCATTCTTCTATAACCGATCAACTCGATTATGAAGGTGAGCTGGCTATAATAATCGGCAAAACGGGTACGAGTATAAAGAAAGAAGAAGCGATGGATTACATTTTTGGATTTACGATCATCAACGATATTACTGCACGTGACTTGCAACAAAAGCATAAGCAGTTTTTACTCGGAAAAAGTCTTAATGGAACTTGTCCGATGGGGCCGTGGATCGTCCATCACTCTGAGATACCTAACCCAGAAAATCTTTCGATCGTAACAAAAGTAAACGGAGAAGTGAGACAGAACGGAAACACATCTGATTTTATCTTTGATATTCCAACGATGCTCATAGAGCTTTCAAAGGGTATGACGCTTGAAGCTGGAGATATCATCGCGACAGGTACACCTGCTGGAGTAGGTAAAGGGATGAAGCCGCCTGTATTTTTAAAGCCCCGAGATGTTATCGAGATTACAATTGAAGGAATCGGGACGCTTCGTAATGAAATAGTAGAATGA